The genomic stretch ATACCTCTCAAGTAATTCTTCCCACATTTCTTTAGCATTTGAGCAATATTTCAAGGTTTCACCAATATGTGACTCTACAGAATTAGTTAACCAACGCATAACTAACAAATCACACCTCCTCCATTGATGATAAGTATTACCAGTTTTATCAGGAGTTTTACAAGTACCGTCAAtgaatccttctttatttttcgCAATCAAAGCATTATAAACTTCGCGCTTCCATTGAAGAAAGCTATTATTTCCATTGAATCTTATCTCAGTCAACTTTAAATTCGGTTGATCAGTATTAGAATTGTATAGAGGATCATCAAGAACAGCATAAGGTGCGACAACAGAATTTGCAGTATCAGACGACATGATTATGATGTATCAAAGCAAACAGAATGATCAaggaagaaacaaagcaagaactTCAAGCAGATACAGAAAAAGAGGAAAAAGTAATCAAGAATGGAGAAATTCTGCGGAAGCTGGAAAAAAACATGAAAGATGAATAAATTTCCTCACAAACCGAAGAATTTCAACACGCTAGAGACGAAATGAACCAGAATCAATCCCCCGTGTCTCCTGATACCATGTGAAGATGAAGTTCCTCCATTGATGACTACACTTGAAGCTTAATGAATATGAACAATTATAGAGAGAGTTTGTTATTGAGAGagaaacaagagagagaagttgttgtaataTATTGTAATGAATTAGTTGTAATTACAGTGTTTGTTGCTTCTATTTATAGTATACTTCAATATCAGATTTCTAACTAACTAGCTTGCTGATGTCATTCACACATCA from Silene latifolia isolate original U9 population chromosome 5, ASM4854445v1, whole genome shotgun sequence encodes the following:
- the LOC141655167 gene encoding uncharacterized protein LOC141655167, with amino-acid sequence MSSDTANSVVAPYAVLDDPLYNSNTDQPNLKLTEIRFNGNNSFLQWKREVYNALIAKNKEGFIDGTCKTPDKTGNTYHQWRRCDLLVMRWLTNSVESHIGETLKYCSNAKEMWEELLERYGQTNGLEIYSLKKELGQISQENTSLIEYYSKMKTAWECIDELDPISYCSCGVLTSCTCQLLKRLLDRDNNSKLIQFLMGLNHDMSQLRLMF